A genomic segment from Cyanobium sp. NIES-981 encodes:
- the cbiE gene encoding precorrin-6y C5,15-methyltransferase (decarboxylating) subunit CbiE has product MLEVIGTDAAGVAGLAPRSLALLRQARLVLAPARLLADLAPWWQEEQAAGRVPAGSEGPELLASDRPELIHGPLEQAFAAGRPAVLLASGDPLWFGIGRLLLQRFPRERLRFHPAPSSLQLAFARLGRPWQDASWVSLHGRDPEPLAAALQKRPAALAVLTDPGRGGVEEVRRLLAASGLEAAYALWLCERLGHPRERVQRLAPDGPLPADLDPLHLVLLIAEPPPPPDPASLPLFGLPDGLFLQHADRPGLMTKREVRIQLLADLALPASGVLWDVGAGVGSVGLEALRLRPGLRLWAVEARGGSSALIRANAARLGVQPEAVLEGRAPQVLAELPAPDRVLLGGGGRDRRAILEAVLPRLRPGGVVVLPLATVEALAELRPCLEQAGLAVAVGQHQSWRGAPLADGTRLAPMNPVLLLRGERRRAG; this is encoded by the coding sequence GTGCTGGAGGTGATCGGCACCGATGCCGCCGGGGTGGCCGGCCTGGCGCCCCGCAGCCTGGCGCTGCTGCGGCAGGCTCGTCTGGTGCTGGCCCCGGCGCGGCTGCTGGCGGACCTGGCCCCCTGGTGGCAGGAGGAGCAGGCGGCCGGCCGGGTGCCGGCGGGATCGGAGGGTCCCGAACTGCTGGCCAGCGACAGGCCGGAGCTCATCCATGGCCCCCTGGAGCAGGCCTTCGCGGCCGGCCGGCCGGCGGTGTTGCTGGCCAGTGGCGATCCCCTCTGGTTCGGCATCGGCCGGCTGTTGCTGCAGCGCTTTCCCCGCGAGCGCCTGCGTTTTCACCCCGCCCCCTCCAGCCTGCAGCTCGCCTTCGCCCGCCTCGGCCGCCCCTGGCAGGACGCCAGCTGGGTGAGCCTGCACGGCCGCGACCCCGAACCCCTGGCGGCGGCGCTGCAGAAGCGCCCCGCCGCCCTGGCGGTGCTCACTGATCCCGGCCGCGGGGGGGTGGAGGAGGTGCGTCGGCTCCTGGCCGCCTCCGGCCTGGAGGCGGCCTATGCGTTGTGGCTGTGCGAGCGGCTCGGCCATCCCCGGGAGCGGGTGCAGCGGCTGGCGCCGGATGGCCCCCTGCCAGCCGATCTGGACCCCCTGCACCTGGTGCTGCTGATCGCCGAGCCGCCACCGCCGCCCGATCCGGCCTCCCTCCCCCTGTTCGGCCTGCCCGATGGTCTGTTCCTGCAGCACGCGGATCGGCCCGGGCTGATGACCAAGCGGGAGGTGCGCATCCAGCTGCTGGCCGATCTGGCCCTGCCCGCCAGCGGCGTGCTCTGGGATGTGGGGGCAGGGGTGGGCTCGGTGGGCCTGGAGGCCTTGCGGCTGCGGCCGGGCCTGCGGCTCTGGGCCGTGGAAGCCCGCGGCGGCTCCAGCGCCCTGATCCGGGCCAATGCCGCCCGGCTGGGCGTGCAGCCGGAGGCGGTGCTGGAGGGCCGGGCGCCGCAGGTGCTGGCAGAGCTGCCTGCGCCGGATCGGGTGCTGCTGGGCGGCGGCGGCCGGGACCGGCGGGCGATCCTCGAGGCCGTGCTGCCCCGGCTGCGGCCGGGTGGTGTGGTGGTGCTGCCCCTGGCCACAGTCGAGGCCCTGGCCGAGCTGCGCCCCTGCCTGGAGCAGGCCGGGCTCGCGGTGGCGGTGGGTCAGCACCAGAGCTGGCGCGGGGCGCCCCTGGCCGACGGCACCCGGCTGGCGCCGATGAATCCCGTGCTGCTGCTCAGGGGGGAGCGCCGCCGGGCGGGGTGA
- a CDS encoding TIGR03032 family protein gives MGRPHRASLRFLSSPALAAWLIQQQVSLAFSTYRANRVLFLGVDPQGRCALHERLFDRPMGLFVAGESLWMAARCQIWRLDNLLGPGHLHEGGDRLYVPAAAFTTGDVNAHEVVLGTDGQPIFVNTAFSCLATLAPLCSFAPTWAPPFISKLAGDDRCHLNGLALQDGIPTWATACGGSGEPSSWRNNRTKGGVLLHIPSNSITATGLSMPHSPRWHGGKLWLLNSGTGELGWIENGLFQSLCALPGFVRGLAFAGGCAVVGLSKLRSPQFTGLPLEERLNAEAIPGGCCGLRVIDLASGQVLHSLDLPEPIDELFDVAILPGVRQPRALGLQGEEIDCLVKIPDLPELLHVRPLAPSGKPHQGPAVRPFGLPEPSAPTADTPIRYQRVFHLTPANLAPYAELTFPSLAPGSSALARIQGELLGLSAMATGAMVGFAIAERLAAGGAQLLSLKVDPAWRRRGIGTGLLQRLMVFLAKEGITPLNLRYKASPEISACFEPILARLGWSQPRTDFVLLEGRSDQLAAIDWADRHPITPPYSLLPWHQLSEPQRAQVARLDAPAELQPPANPEGLEPSICLALLHHDSPVGWVLAHRTGAASVRYSSLYVTPAHRGRARALALLAEAFRRQHAAAIPTARAAIDRRNSAMLRLLKRHLGLHLSSVGRSRVTQSMLLQ, from the coding sequence TTGGGCAGACCGCACCGGGCTTCGCTGCGCTTCCTGAGTTCCCCAGCCCTTGCCGCTTGGCTGATCCAGCAGCAGGTTTCCCTCGCCTTCTCCACCTACCGCGCCAATCGGGTCCTCTTTCTTGGCGTTGATCCCCAGGGCCGTTGCGCCCTGCACGAGCGCCTGTTTGATCGGCCGATGGGGCTGTTCGTGGCCGGCGAGAGCCTATGGATGGCGGCCCGCTGCCAGATCTGGCGCCTCGACAACCTGCTCGGCCCAGGCCACCTGCATGAAGGCGGCGACCGGCTCTATGTGCCTGCTGCCGCCTTCACCACCGGCGATGTGAACGCGCATGAAGTGGTGCTTGGCACTGATGGCCAGCCGATCTTCGTGAACACGGCCTTCAGCTGCCTGGCCACCCTGGCGCCGCTCTGCAGCTTTGCGCCCACCTGGGCCCCTCCGTTCATCAGCAAACTGGCCGGCGACGACCGTTGCCATCTCAACGGCCTGGCCCTCCAAGACGGTATCCCCACCTGGGCCACCGCCTGCGGCGGCAGCGGTGAACCCTCCTCCTGGCGCAACAACCGCACCAAAGGCGGGGTGCTGCTCCACATCCCCAGCAACAGCATCACCGCCACGGGTCTCTCGATGCCCCATTCGCCCCGCTGGCATGGCGGCAAGCTCTGGCTGCTCAACTCCGGCACCGGTGAATTGGGCTGGATCGAGAACGGCTTGTTCCAGAGCCTCTGCGCCCTGCCGGGCTTTGTGCGGGGATTGGCCTTTGCGGGCGGCTGCGCCGTGGTGGGGCTCTCCAAGCTGCGCTCGCCCCAGTTCACTGGCCTGCCGCTGGAAGAACGCCTGAATGCCGAGGCCATCCCGGGCGGCTGTTGCGGCCTGCGGGTGATCGATCTGGCCAGTGGGCAGGTTCTCCACAGCCTCGATCTACCCGAGCCCATCGATGAGCTCTTTGATGTGGCCATCCTCCCCGGCGTGCGCCAGCCCCGCGCCCTCGGCCTCCAGGGCGAGGAGATCGACTGCCTGGTGAAAATCCCCGATCTGCCCGAACTCCTGCACGTGCGGCCCCTGGCCCCCAGCGGCAAGCCCCACCAGGGGCCGGCGGTGCGGCCCTTTGGCCTGCCCGAACCCTCGGCGCCAACGGCCGATACCCCCATCCGCTATCAGCGGGTGTTCCATCTCACCCCCGCCAACCTCGCCCCCTACGCCGAACTCACCTTCCCTTCCCTTGCCCCCGGAAGCAGCGCCCTCGCCCGCATCCAGGGCGAACTGCTGGGCCTTTCCGCCATGGCCACCGGCGCCATGGTGGGTTTCGCGATTGCCGAGCGGCTCGCCGCTGGCGGTGCCCAGCTGCTCTCCCTCAAGGTGGATCCCGCCTGGCGCCGCCGCGGCATCGGCACCGGCCTGCTGCAGCGGCTGATGGTGTTTCTCGCCAAGGAGGGCATCACACCGCTGAACCTCCGCTACAAGGCCAGCCCGGAGATCAGCGCCTGCTTTGAGCCCATCCTGGCGCGCCTGGGCTGGAGTCAACCCCGCACCGATTTCGTGCTTCTGGAGGGCCGCAGCGATCAACTCGCCGCGATCGACTGGGCCGATCGCCATCCGATCACCCCCCCCTACAGCCTCCTTCCCTGGCACCAGCTCAGCGAGCCTCAACGGGCCCAGGTCGCCAGGCTCGACGCCCCGGCCGAATTACAGCCACCGGCCAATCCAGAGGGGCTCGAGCCATCGATCTGCCTGGCCCTGCTGCACCACGACAGCCCGGTGGGCTGGGTGCTGGCCCATCGCACCGGCGCTGCCAGCGTGCGCTACTCCAGCCTCTATGTGACCCCAGCCCATCG
- a CDS encoding glycosyltransferase — MAPSVFNGMAPTPTPFTVVQVGSLGVIGDNVYRMHEPAAAMARLPNVEVFEVHALARDWDAAALAADVLVLTMTMDVEVFRLVHQRRQLGKPTVCEVNDYLPDVQPWNPAHRSWADPRARRLFEELIRRCDATQVTTAALAQRLAPLAQRLAVFPNQIAQLPPPRQRSSNGELSDEARQVVVGWGGSIGHMEDLRAIAPALGRWLQGQPRARLEIMGDPALAAFFADVPRQQFRFHRAGPLPHYLAWLGSLDIGLAPLLTTEFNRCRSDVKFLEYAAAGVTPVLQRLDPYAGVCDGVTGFLFSDQEQLLSIMDQLIADPALRRQVADSAYKQVARQRRGDDHAARRIAFYRELQGGCRAAMEPLPAALQRAGTRPLHSLRGARQLAERLFRLDLSTPAERHLAAGMDALQIGALERAMGEFSAAVRLDPSDPHALTFLGHCQLRQGELLAAREAFEGAVALDPLLSRPVRALARLHRQAAEHYGRVAHGLNPFESSGSAP; from the coding sequence ATGGCGCCAAGCGTCTTCAACGGGATGGCACCCACACCGACACCCTTCACCGTGGTTCAGGTGGGCAGCCTTGGGGTGATCGGCGACAACGTCTACCGCATGCACGAACCAGCCGCCGCCATGGCCCGGCTGCCCAATGTGGAGGTGTTCGAGGTGCACGCCCTGGCGCGCGATTGGGATGCAGCGGCCCTCGCCGCTGATGTGCTGGTGCTCACCATGACGATGGATGTCGAGGTGTTCCGCCTGGTCCACCAGCGCCGGCAGCTGGGCAAGCCCACCGTCTGCGAGGTGAACGACTACCTGCCCGACGTGCAGCCCTGGAACCCCGCCCACCGCTCCTGGGCTGATCCACGGGCACGGCGGCTGTTCGAAGAACTGATCCGCCGTTGCGACGCCACCCAGGTGACCACGGCGGCCCTGGCCCAGCGGCTGGCGCCCCTGGCGCAGCGCCTGGCGGTGTTCCCCAACCAGATCGCCCAGCTACCACCGCCCCGACAACGCAGCAGCAACGGCGAGCTGAGCGATGAAGCCCGCCAGGTGGTGGTGGGTTGGGGTGGCTCCATCGGCCACATGGAAGACCTGCGCGCCATCGCTCCGGCCCTGGGCCGCTGGTTGCAGGGCCAGCCGCGGGCAAGGCTCGAGATCATGGGCGACCCTGCCCTGGCAGCGTTCTTTGCAGACGTGCCCCGCCAGCAGTTCCGCTTCCATCGCGCCGGGCCACTGCCGCACTACCTCGCCTGGCTGGGCAGCCTCGACATCGGCCTGGCACCACTGCTGACCACGGAGTTCAACCGCTGCCGCTCGGATGTGAAATTCCTGGAGTACGCCGCCGCTGGCGTCACCCCGGTGCTGCAGCGGCTCGATCCCTACGCCGGGGTGTGCGATGGCGTCACCGGCTTTCTGTTCTCTGATCAGGAACAACTGCTGTCGATCATGGATCAGCTGATCGCCGATCCAGCTCTGCGCCGGCAAGTGGCCGATTCCGCCTACAAGCAGGTGGCCCGCCAGCGCCGCGGCGACGACCATGCCGCCCGGCGGATCGCCTTCTACCGCGAGCTGCAGGGTGGTTGCCGAGCAGCCATGGAGCCCTTGCCGGCTGCGCTGCAGCGGGCCGGCACCCGCCCTCTCCACAGCCTGCGCGGTGCCAGGCAGCTGGCGGAGCGCCTGTTTCGCCTCGATCTGAGCACTCCGGCGGAACGCCACCTGGCCGCGGGAATGGACGCCCTGCAGATCGGGGCGTTGGAGCGGGCGATGGGCGAATTCAGCGCTGCCGTGCGCCTCGATCCGTCAGACCCCCATGCCCTCACCTTCCTGGGGCACTGCCAGCTGCGGCAGGGAGAGCTCCTGGCGGCGCGGGAAGCCTTCGAGGGGGCGGTCGCGCTGGATCCCCTGCTGTCGCGCCCGGTGCGCGCCCTGGCCCGGCTTCACCGCCAGGCCGCGGAGCACTACGGCCGTGTGGCCCATGGGCTCAACCCGTTCGAATCTTCCGGCAGCGCCCCATGA
- a CDS encoding DUF192 domain-containing protein, whose translation MPPRLLPSLPLRRLVGALLGLGLSGGAVVLADEPQPPALPQAQAPASQAPPPQWLPLEARWCLEPERCIALEVADEPHEQAKGLQLRPALPPLRGMWFPFPRPTAARFWMHRTPEPLDMLFVAGGRVVAIEAAAQPCPRLPCPSYGPNQLVEGVLELAAGQAAAQGIAVGTRVVIEPALVTPPGGAPP comes from the coding sequence ATGCCCCCACGCCTGCTGCCAAGCCTGCCCCTGCGTCGCCTGGTGGGTGCCCTGCTCGGCCTCGGGCTCAGCGGCGGCGCCGTGGTCCTGGCCGACGAGCCCCAGCCACCGGCCCTGCCGCAGGCCCAGGCTCCTGCGAGCCAGGCTCCGCCGCCCCAGTGGCTGCCGCTGGAGGCGCGCTGGTGCCTCGAACCGGAGCGCTGCATCGCGCTGGAGGTGGCGGATGAGCCCCACGAACAGGCCAAGGGGCTGCAGCTGCGGCCGGCCCTGCCACCGCTGCGGGGCATGTGGTTCCCCTTTCCAAGGCCCACCGCGGCCCGCTTCTGGATGCACCGCACCCCCGAGCCGCTCGACATGCTGTTCGTGGCCGGCGGCCGCGTGGTGGCGATCGAGGCGGCGGCCCAGCCCTGCCCGCGGCTGCCCTGCCCCAGCTACGGCCCGAACCAGCTGGTGGAGGGCGTGCTGGAACTGGCCGCCGGCCAGGCGGCGGCCCAGGGGATCGCGGTGGGCACCCGGGTGGTGATCGAACCGGCGCTGGTCACCCCGCCCGGCGGCGCTCCCCCCTGA
- a CDS encoding glycosyltransferase family 41 protein translates to MSQALGALLQQRGDLQGASEAYQQALQRDPANAEAADQLTLLARQLRHGDQAEAAEAALRAVLRAAPRHPAALFEAGVLLMGQARFPAARACLGRLVRLEPRHRDGLFQYGQVLEALGDPEAAIAAHVRALQCDPSATDVLVHLQVLRLRLCDWHRHHERLARMIQRLEQHASRPAAAPITPLRLLSFPLPLALQRRLAERYSASTVAPPPAPPLRAAKALSTPPAAPRQGRIRLGYLSADFRHHAMGTLLHGLFRHHDRERFEVFAYSLADLEDAYTASVRQGVDTYTVVCGWSNGAIADRIRADRIDVLIDLMGHTHHGRPAVLAQRPAPLQLHYLGYPGSLGASWIDGLIADAQLIPVELEHGYSEPILRLPWGFVSSPAPEPCDNVADGLERQRARQRAGLPAKAVVFACFNRPEKLDPDRFSLWLAILLQVPGSVLWLLMEHPLVRQRLRQYASAAGVDPARIVFGDQVGSGEFSALCSLADLFLDTACYGSGATAVAALAAGLPLLTCPGESFSSRMGTSLCAATGLDELICPTPEAYRERAIALGRNPQRLRQLSRHLLSQQATLPLFQTSAWVREFELLLLRLVNAGLPAEDTAGCRHHEDQPGSGDNPLAPD, encoded by the coding sequence ATGAGCCAGGCCCTCGGCGCCCTGCTCCAGCAGCGTGGTGATCTCCAGGGGGCCAGCGAGGCCTACCAGCAGGCCCTGCAGCGCGATCCGGCCAATGCCGAGGCGGCAGACCAGCTCACCCTGCTGGCCCGCCAACTGCGGCACGGCGACCAGGCCGAAGCGGCGGAAGCCGCCCTGCGCGCCGTGCTGCGCGCCGCACCCCGGCACCCGGCGGCCCTGTTCGAGGCCGGCGTACTGCTGATGGGCCAGGCGCGCTTCCCGGCGGCACGGGCCTGTCTGGGGCGGCTGGTGCGCCTGGAGCCCCGCCACCGCGATGGGCTGTTCCAGTACGGCCAGGTGCTGGAGGCCCTGGGGGATCCGGAGGCCGCCATCGCCGCCCACGTCCGCGCCCTGCAGTGCGATCCGTCCGCCACCGACGTGCTGGTGCATCTGCAGGTGCTGCGGCTGCGGCTCTGCGACTGGCACCGGCACCACGAGCGGCTGGCTCGGATGATCCAGCGGCTCGAGCAGCACGCCAGCCGGCCGGCCGCCGCGCCGATCACCCCGCTGCGACTGCTCAGTTTCCCGCTGCCGCTGGCGCTGCAGCGCCGCCTCGCTGAGCGCTACAGCGCATCCACCGTTGCGCCACCGCCGGCACCACCACTACGGGCAGCGAAGGCGCTGTCAACGCCCCCGGCTGCCCCGAGACAGGGGCGGATCCGCCTCGGCTATCTCTCCGCCGATTTCCGCCACCACGCGATGGGCACCCTCCTGCATGGCTTGTTCCGGCATCACGATCGGGAACGCTTTGAGGTGTTCGCCTATTCCCTCGCCGACCTTGAGGATGCCTACACCGCCTCGGTGCGCCAGGGCGTTGATACATACACCGTGGTGTGCGGATGGAGCAACGGCGCGATCGCGGATCGCATCCGCGCTGACCGCATCGACGTGCTGATCGATCTGATGGGCCACACCCACCACGGCCGCCCGGCGGTGCTGGCCCAGCGGCCCGCTCCGCTGCAGCTGCACTATCTGGGCTACCCCGGATCGCTGGGTGCCAGCTGGATCGATGGGCTGATCGCCGATGCCCAGCTCATCCCAGTGGAGCTGGAGCACGGCTACAGCGAACCGATCCTGCGGCTGCCCTGGGGCTTCGTGAGCTCTCCAGCCCCTGAGCCCTGCGACAACGTGGCTGATGGCCTGGAACGGCAGCGCGCCCGGCAACGAGCCGGCTTGCCCGCGAAGGCTGTGGTGTTCGCCTGCTTCAACCGGCCTGAGAAGCTCGATCCAGATCGCTTCTCGCTCTGGCTGGCCATCCTCCTGCAGGTGCCCGGTTCAGTGCTGTGGCTGCTGATGGAGCACCCCCTGGTGCGCCAGCGCTTGCGCCAGTACGCCAGTGCCGCCGGTGTTGATCCGGCGCGGATCGTGTTTGGAGATCAGGTGGGCAGCGGGGAGTTCAGCGCCCTGTGCTCCCTGGCCGATCTGTTCCTCGACACCGCGTGCTACGGCTCCGGCGCCACCGCCGTGGCAGCCCTGGCCGCCGGCCTGCCGTTGCTCACCTGCCCTGGCGAGAGCTTCTCCTCACGCATGGGCACCAGCCTCTGCGCCGCCACCGGTCTGGACGAGCTGATCTGCCCAACGCCCGAGGCCTACCGAGAGCGCGCCATTGCCCTGGGCCGTAACCCCCAGCGCTTGCGGCAGCTGAGCCGCCACCTGCTCAGCCAGCAGGCAACACTGCCCCTGTTTCAGACCAGCGCCTGGGTACGTGAGTTCGAGCTGCTGCTGCTGAGGCTGGTGAATGCCGGGCTGCCGGCCGAGGACACCGCAGGATGTAGACATCATGAAGATCAGCCGGGTTCAGGGGATAATCCTTTGGCGCCGGATTAA